A DNA window from Rhineura floridana isolate rRhiFlo1 chromosome 11, rRhiFlo1.hap2, whole genome shotgun sequence contains the following coding sequences:
- the LOC133365935 gene encoding tumor necrosis factor ligand superfamily member 12-like isoform X3, producing MEAPSSWDGALRPARPGRLPAVPPSLCPPCRAAPAGVSCPAVLVLRLGLSPPGLLLLAGGRARPPLDGLASSSSSSSSSSWSCAVSSSPSSLSSCPGASWLAVAARRRPPPSPAPAMGRRRRAREPPARLVLLALALASGSALLLASLSLLLAAWPRSSARAVQQEAAAPAAAMPQELLSEDGAEELDPVLLSTGWSNQGKFLHHFAQQGALRQRRQAAKGKRSRPRRTSTVSAAHYEVQPTEGRAGIQADANGTIRGWAEAKLNTTSPLRYDSSRGEFTVVKRGLYYLYCQVHFNEGKTIYMKLDIMLDGELALRCLEQFPPTSSGPQDPELRVCQVSGLVLLRPDESIRVRTIPKVRLKADRYLTYFGLFQVH from the exons ATGGAGGCTCCATCGAGCTGGGATGGAGCTCTTCGCCCGGCCCGGCCCGGCCGCCTGCCCGccgtccctccctctctctgccctCCCTGCAGAGCAGCTCCGGCGGGTGTTTCCTGTCCTGCTGTTTTGGTGCTGCGCCTCGGCCTCTCGCCgccggggctgctgctgctggcaggcGGCCGAGCGCGGCCTCCCCTCGACGGCctcgcttcctcctcctcctcctcctcctcctcgtcctgGTCCTGCGctgtctcctcctctccctcctccctctcctcctgcccGGGCGCTTCCTGGCTTGCAGTCGCCGCTCGCCGCCGGCCTCCGCCCTCTCCTGCCCCGGCCATGGGGAGGCGCCGCCGGGCCCGGGAGCCGCCCGCCCGCCTGGTGCTGCTGGCGCTGGCGCTGGCCTCCGGCTCGGCGCTCCTCCTGGCCTCGCTCAGCCTCCTCCTGGCCGCCTGGCCCCGATCCAGCGCCCGCGCGGTGCAGCAAGAAGCAGCAGCGCCCGCCGCCGCGATGCCACAG GAGCTGCTGTCTGAAGATGGTGCTGAAGAGCTGGACCCG GTGTTGCTCTCTACTGGCTGGAGCAACCAAGGCAAgttcctgcatcattttgcccaGCAGGGGGCACTACGGCAGAGGAGGCAGG CTGCCAAAGGGAAGCGTTCCCGGCCTAGACGAACCAGCACCGTCTCGGCTGCACACTATGAAG TGCAACCCACAGAAGGACGAGCTGGGATCCAGGCAG ATGCCAATGGGACCATCCGCGGATGGGCAGAAGCTAAACTCAACACGACAAGCCCACTCCGTTACGATAGCAGCCGAGGGGAGTTCACGGTGGTCAAGAGGGGGCTCTATTACCTGTACTGCCAG GTTCATTTCAATGAAGGGAAgaccatctatatgaagctggaCATCATGTTGGACGGCGAGTTGGCCTTACGTTGCTTGGAACAATTCCCCCCCACCAGCTCTGGCCCCCAGGACCCTGAACTGCGGGTGTGCCAGGTTTCTGGCCTGGTTCTGCTCAGGCCCGACGAGTCCATCCGGGTCCGAACCATCCCCAAAGTCCGGCTCAAGGCTGACCGTTATCTCACCTACTTTGGCCTCTTCCAGGTCCACTGA